Proteins from a single region of Oncorhynchus tshawytscha isolate Ot180627B linkage group LG03, Otsh_v2.0, whole genome shotgun sequence:
- the LOC112236081 gene encoding glucagon-1: MKSTHSFAGLLLLIIVQSSWQIPQESTEDNSSLLTEDSMFSEPRELSNMKRHSEGTFSNDYSKYLESRRAQDFVQWLMNSKRSGGPIKRHAEGTYTSDVSSYLQDQAAKEFVSWLKNGRGRRE, encoded by the exons ATGAAAAGCACCCACTCTTTCGCTGGACTTCTGCTCTTGATCATTGTTCAGAGCAGCTGGCAGATCCCGCAGGAGAGCACAGAGGACAACTCTAG CCTGTTGACAGAGGACTCCATGTTCAGTGAGCCAAGGGAGCTTTCAAACATGAAGAGACATTCAGAGGGAACCTTCTCTAACGACTACAGTAAATATCTTGAGTCGAGACGAGCACAAGACTTTGTCCAGTGGCTAATGAACTCCAAGAGAAGTGG TGGTCCCATCAAACGGCATGCAGAGGGTACCTACACCAGCGACGTGAGCTCCTACCTGCAGGACCAGGCAGCCAAGGAGTTTGTGTCCTGGCTGAAGAATGGCCGAGGCAGACGAGAATAG
- the fap gene encoding dipeptidyl peptidase 4 translates to MICAEWKSHFLNLHKFGAIGKLCGLLTWRRHPCDYLIKNLYFLSALCQLFDIQRESAKKSTVTPRQRTGFLRLRAACPLPGECRYIIGATMGCGKVLWAVVGAAVVITLITVPMAIYLNREDGGSKRPFSLADYFNDTIRYKIYNLRWISDNEYVHKTRQGNIMLHNAETGDFFEYISNNTFEQVYATDYIISADRKYICFESNYSKQWRHSFTASYSIYDYDSSTFLKSVNIPQVVQYFAWAPTGNKLAYVWNYNIYLKPNATAEAIQVTHNGKENQILNGAPDWVYEEEVFSSNEAIWWSPTGKYLAYAEFNDTGVHTIEYSLYGNGQYPSTVVVPYPKAGSTNPKAKLFVVDTINPSRRTQVVVPDSIGAGDHYLSSVTWVTDERIAVQWTKRKQNHVLLQIYDFDGNNWNKNQKYEQISKTGWVGQYVPLQPMFAEDHISFYKVMSDTYGYKHLHRVKDGKATPITSGKWEVIYISKLTKDAIYYVSNEYQGKPGQRNLYKVVIGSSHSAPQCLTCGLYKDRCQYNSAYFSYDASYYRMDCYGPGTPLFTLMDNRGSGKELLVLRDNKDLEEMLKEFQMPTMQRGTLRVAGFDLWYQMMLPPNFQKNKKYPLLIDVYGGPCSQKADYRYRLNWGSYLSSTEGIIVASFDGRGSGYQGDEIMHSIYQRLGTFEVEDQITATRKFIDMGFIDKERIAIWGWSYGGYVTSMALGAGSGVFKCGIAVAPVAKWEYYDSVYTERYMSKPEENADSYKNSTVTSRAKNFKSADYLLVHGTADDNVHFQQSAQISKALVVQQVDFEAMWYTDRDHGLGGPAYHHLHTHMSQFLQKCLVKPKSI, encoded by the exons ATGATATGCGCTGAATGGAAAAGTCACTTCCTAAATCTTCACAAATTCGGCGCCATCGGAAAGTTATGTGGGCTGTTGACTTGGAGGAGGCATCCCTGTGACTA TTTAATCAAGAATCTATACTTTTTGTCTGCGCTATGTCAATTGTTTGACATCCAGAGAGAGAGTGCGAAGAAGTCGACTGTCACTCCACGTCAGCGAACCGGATTCCTCAGGTTGAGAGCTGCATGTCCACTCCCGGGTGAATGCCGATACATCATCGGTGCTACTATG GGCTGCGGCAAGGTGCTTTGGGCGGTTGTGGGGGCGGCTGTCGTCATCACTTTAATAACTGTCCCCATGGCAATATATCTGAATA GAGAGGACGGAGGCTCCAAGAGGCCTTTTAGCCTGGCAGATTATTTCAATGACACAATTAggtataaaatatataatttgcGGTGGATATCAG ATAACGAATACGTGCATAAGACGAGACAAGGCAACATTATGCTTCACAATGCTGAAACAGGGGATTTCTTTGAATATATAAGCAACAACACATTT GAACAAGTGTATGCCACAGACTATATTATTTCTGCTGATCGGAAATACATCTGCTTTGAGAGCAACTACTCCAAG CAATGGAGACATTCATTCACAGCCTCTTATTCCATCTATGATTATGACAGTTC aACATTTCTCAAGTCTGTGAACATTCCACAAGTTGTGCAATACTTTGCCTGGGCACCAACAGGAAACAAACTG GCTTACGTCTGGAATTACAACATTTATTTGAAACCCAACGCCACTGCTGAAGCCATACAAGTGACCCATAATGGAAAAGAGAATCAGATTCTTAACGGTGCCCCTGACTGGGTATATGAGG AGGAGGTTTTCTCATCGAACGAGGCAATATGGTGGTCACCAACTGGAAAGTATCTGGCTTATGCTGAGTTTAATGACACAGGGGTCCACACGATCGAGTACTCTTTGTATGGAAAtggacaataccccagtacaGTGGTTGTCCCATACCCCAAG GCTGGCTCAACTAATCCTAAGGCAAAGCTGTTTGTAGTGGACACAATAAATCCATCAAGACGGACACAGGTGGTAGTGCCAGATTCCATTGGTGCAGG TGATCACTATTTGAGTTCAGTCACTTGGGTGACGGATGAGCGCATCGCTGTTCAGTGGACCAAGAGGAAGCAGAACCATGTCCTTTTACAGATCTATGACTTTGACGGAAACAACTGGAATAAGAACCAG AAATATGAACAAATTAGCAAGACAGGTTGGGTTGGCCAA TATGTTCCTCTCCAACCTATGTTTGCAGAGGATCATATCAGTTTCTACAAAGTGATGAGTGACACATACGGTTATAAGCACCTTCACCGAGTGAAAGAT GGCAAGGCAACACCCATTACCTCAGGCAAGTGGGAGGTCATCTACATTTCAAAACTCACCAAAGACGCTAT ATACTATGTAAGTAATGAGTACCAAGGAAAGCCTGGACAGAGAAATCTATACAA ggTTGTGATCGGAAGCAGCCACTCTGCTCCCCAGTGCCTCACCTGTGGCCTGTATAAGGACAGGTGTCAGTACAACTCAGCCTACTTCAGCTACGATGCCTCCTACTACCGCATGGACTGCTATG GACCGGGAACACCATTGTTCACACTCATGGACAATAGAGGCTCAGGTAAAG AGCTCCTGGTTCTTCGTGACAACAAAGATCTTGAAGAAATGCTAAAAGAATTCCAAATGCCAACCATGCAGCGCGGGACCCTGAGGGTAGCAGGATTTG ATCTATGGTATCAGATGATGTTACCCCCCAATTTCCAAAAGAACAAAAAGTACCCTCTTCTAATTGATGT ATATGGAGGCCCCTGTAGTCAGAAGGCAGATTATCGCTACAGACTAAACTGGGGTTCGTACCTCTCCAGTACAGAGGGGATCATAGTGGCCAGTTTCGATGGAAGGGGAAGTGGTTACCAAGGTGACGAAATAATGCACTCTATCTACCAACGTCTTGGAACGTTTGAAGTGGAAGATCAAATAACAGCCACAAG AAAATTTATTGACATGGGCTTTATAGACAAAGAACGAATAGCCATATGGGGTTGG TCATATGGTGGCTATGTCACGTCGATGGCTTTGGGTGCTGGAAGTGGAGTTTTCAAGTGTGGAATTGCAGTTGCCCCAGTAGCTAAGTGGGAATATTATG ACTCGGTGTATACTGAACGCTATATGAGTAAACCTGAGGAGAATGCTGACTCTTACAAG AATTCCACAGTAACAAGTCGAGCAAAGAATTTCAAATCAGCGGACTATCTCCTGGTTCATGGGACAGCTGATG ACAATGTTCACTTCCAGCAATCTGCACAGATCTCCAAAGCCCTGGTTGTCCAGCAAGTTGACTTTGAGGCGATG TGGTACACTGACAGGGATCACGGACTTGGAGGACCTGCCTACCATCACCTCCACACCCACATGAGTCAATTCTTACAGAAATGTCTGGTCAAACCCAAGTCGATCTAA